The Desulfurococcaceae archaeon DNA window GCGTTGCTTTTTTCTTTAACTTAGCTCTCGAAGTACAGCGGGCATTCGCAAAGCGTGCTATCCATTACACGTTAAAGCATTTCCTCAAGTCCACTATCGTTGAGGGCCTTTCGGATGAGCGTGTGAACTGCTTGCTACTCTGAGAGGAGCTTTGGCGCCGCGTTCACGGATCCGAGCCAGCATCTCTCGCAACTACTGGGTGGTTTGCACTTTAAGTAGTTGTTTTTAAGTGGAATCATGTACCTCTCTGGCAGTATTCCATAGTCCATTGAAACCTCGCTTATATGACCTATTTTTGACTTCAGTGTTTCTACAATGCTTGCAATTTCGTGCTTATCCTTACCGTATACCACCATGAATACCTCATTACTGTTAGCCCTAAACGTTACTATGATCCTGTTGCAGTTTAAGAGGTTGTCT harbors:
- a CDS encoding winged helix-turn-helix transcriptional regulator, which produces MHSDEKLVQLLETLASNPRMSIRELAAKTGLSYTYVWRKLNTLYSKELLSLSVTISSEVAGKEVAAVKIKSQNLEQFIDNLLNCNRIIVTFRANSNEVFMVVYGKDKHEIASIVETLKSKIGHISEVSMDYGILPERYMIPLKNNYLKCKPPSSCERCWLGSVNAAPKLLSE